The following coding sequences lie in one Spinacia oleracea cultivar Varoflay chromosome 1, BTI_SOV_V1, whole genome shotgun sequence genomic window:
- the LOC110793797 gene encoding cystathionine beta-lyase, chloroplastic has protein sequence MAASLSLQSTFSSISSDFNSPGFAFGVYPVRIGFNSPIFGAKTRTFELKCTGEKFMDVKTGALVDSVAEVFNEMEIKEPSVATMLMNFDSSFDPYGSMSTPLYQTATFKQPSATENGPYDYTRSGNPTRDVLERLLAQLDKADRAFCFTSGMAALAAVTRLIGTGQEIVAGDDIYGGSDRLLSQVLPKTGIVVKRVNTSDLDEVASAIGPWTKLVWLESPTNPRQQICDIRKISELAHAHGALVLVDNSILSPVLSQPLELGADIVMHSATKFIAGHSDIMAGVLAVKGESLAKEVYFLQNSEGSGLAPFDCWICLRGIKTMALRVEKQQDNAQKIADFLSSHPRVTKVNYAGLPDHPGRSLHYSQAKGAGSVLSFLTGSTALSKHIVEKTKYFSITVSFGSVKSLISLPCFMSHASIPAAVREARGLTEDLVRISVGIEDVNDLIADLDHALKTGPV, from the exons ATGGCGGCTTCACTCTCTCTTCAATCTACCTTTTCCTCTATCTCCTCCGATTTTAACTCTCCT ggaTTTGCATTTGGTGTTTATCCGGTGAGAATCGGATTCAATTCGCCAATTTTCGGGGCGAAAACTCGCACATTTGAGCTCAAGTGTACGGGGGAGAAATtcatggatgttaaaactggaGCTTTGGTAGACAGTGTTGCAGAGGTTTTCAATG AAATGGAGATTAAGGAGCCAAGTGTTGCGACAATGTTGATGAATTTCGATAGCAGTTTCGATCCTTATGGTTCGATGAGCACACCATTGTACCAGACAGCTACATTTAAGCAG CCATCAGCAACAGAAAATGGTCCGTATGATTATACAAGGAGTGGGAATCCTACACGTGATGTCCTGGAAAG ACTCCTGGCACAGCTGGATAAGGCTGATCGAGCATTTTGCTTCACTAGTGGAATGGCTGCTCTTGCTGCTGTCACTCGTCTTATTGGAACTG GCCAGGAAATTGTTGCCGGAGATGATATCTATGGCGGATCTGATCGGTTATTATCACAAGTTCTTCCTAAGACGGGAATTGTGGTGAA ACGAGTTAACACATCTGATTTAGATGAAGTCGCCTCAGCAATTGGACCTTGGACAAAGCTTGTCTGGCTTGAGAGTCCAACCAATCCTCGACAACAGATTTGTGATATTCGT AAAATTTCAGAGTTAGCTCATGCACACGGGGCTCTTGTTCTGGTGGATAACAGCATCTTGTCTCCCGTTTTATCCCAGCCGCTGGAACTTGGTGCAG ATATTGTAATGCATTCAGCTACCAAATTTATAGCTGGGCACAGTGATATTATGGCTGGTGTTCTTGCTGTTAAAGGGGAAAG TTTGGCAAAAGAAGTGTATTTCCTACAAAATTCTGAAGGCTCCGGATTGGCTCCATTTGACTGTTGGATTTGTTTACGAGGTATCAAGACCATGGCCCTTCGTGTTGAAAAGCAACAG GACAATGCACAGAAGATCGCTGATTTTCTTTCTTCCCATCCAAGAGTTACGAAGGTTAACTATGCTGGGCTTCCTGATCATCCTGGACGGTCTTTGCATTATTCCCAG GCCAAAGGTGCAGGATCTGTGCTAAGTTTTCTAACCGGTTCTACGGCTCTTTCAAAACACATTGTGGAGAAAACCAAGTATTTCAGCATTACTGTCAGTTTTG GAAGTGTGAAATCACTTATAAGCTTGCCTTGCTTCATGTCGCATGCATCCATACCAGCTGCAGTTCGTGAAGCCAGAGGTTTGACCGAAGATCTTGTCCGCATTTCAGTCGGCATCGAGGATGTGAATGATCTAATTGCTGATCTGGATCATGCCCTGAAAACAGGGCCTGTTTAG
- the LOC110793798 gene encoding uncharacterized protein isoform X6 yields MSKKEAIDVLLREANVMPSITALLWQRLEEENQEFFEVYHIRLALTEQIKKFNELLKAQASLMGNIQSTGVTTMPVSNGTTVAQYQQNAGCYAIDQTGPSMRQESLQPSVGPNLHNSYTNGVSPLQTPFDLSTPSRTIDCHPNTLHVQNTNSLRLVQGLNGGMVKSESGYPSDSSVFFNADPHLGEAHRSMEEASITNFGGMEASSQPMNGTLLGVNGSFGQLGINKYFSLPELVAYPNTLENYTNSSFMTSETENFLDSQDRGDIAEENKVAMTENYSNYEEFGSE; encoded by the exons TATGGCAGCGGCTTGAAGAAGAGAATCAGGAATTTTTCGAGGTTTATCATATTCGTTTGGCATTGACAGAGCAGATAAAGAAATTCAATGAACTGTTGAAGGCGCAGGCATCGCTGATGGGGAATATCCAATCTACAGGAGTTACTACCATGCCAGTTTCTAATGGAACTACTGTAGCACAAT ACCAACAAAATGCTGGCTGCTATGCTATTGATCAGACTGGACCATCTATGAGACAAGAGAGCTTACAACCTTCTGTTGGTCCAAATTTACACAATTCGTACACTAATGGTGTCTCACCCTTGCAAACACCTTTTGACTTGTCTACTCCATCAAGAACAATTGATTGTCATCCTAACACACTTCATGTTCAGAACACTAATTCCTTGAGATTAGTGCAAGGTCTGAATGGAGGGATGGTTAAGTCAGAAAGTGGTTACCCTTCTGATTCTTCAGTTTTCTTTAATGCCGATCCTCATCTTGGTGAAGCACATCGTTCCATGGAAGAGGCATCAATTACAAATTTTGGTGGTATGGAGGCAAGCTCACAACCGATGAATGGGACACTATTGGGCGTGAATGGTTCTTTTGGACAGTTGGGCATTAATAAATACTTTAGTCTTCCCGAGTTAGTGGCTTATCCTA ATACATTAGAGAACTATACGAATTCGTCCTTTATGACGTCTGAGACAGAGAACTTCCTTGACTCCCAAGACAGGGGTGACATTGCAG AAGAAAATAAGGTGGCAATGACAGAGAACTATAGTAATTATGAAGAATTTGGAAGTGAGTAA